The Candidatus Dormiibacterota bacterium region ACGCTTGTCGCAAGAACGACTCCTCTTTCACGACACTTACGAGGTTAGTTGACGGGTTCGGGCGGGAAAGATCGCCCTAGGACCAGACCGGTCCACTCACCCCTATCCTGAGAGTCCCCCGCTCCGGGTTGCAGCCCGGATTCAGTGATCTTGTGCAGGCGTAGGTGCCGTGACTCATGATCACGGCGCTCTATATGAGCCGTTAGGTTTACCTCATGGCTCCGTTCTCCTCCCGGCCTTTACATGGGCTTTATGTTCTTAAGCGGGCGCTCCCGAGGGGTTGGCCGCTTCTTCGATTTGCCGGGCCAGCTCCGCAGCGATGCCCTCGATGAGGGCCCGATCGTCGCCTTCGGTCATGACGCGGATCAGCGGCTCGGTGCCCGAGGGCCGAATCAGCAGCCTTCCCGAGCCCGCCAGGCGCCGTTCGGCATCGGCGATCGCCGCCCGAATCGAATCCAATTCCAGTACCTCGCGACGAGCCGTACGCACGTTCACCAGCACTTGCGGGGCCACGATCACCTCGGCCACCAGGTCGTGGAGGCGTCGCTTGCTGGCGGTGACGATTCCGAACAGCGTAACCGCCGTCATCGGGCCGTCGCCGGTCGTATTGCGGCGCAGATCGATGATGTGCCCCGATTGTTCGCCGCCCAGGGCGAGGCCGCGCTCGCGCATGAACTCCAAGACGTAGCGATCGCCGACCGGCGCTCGCAATAGCCCGATGCCGTGGTTGGAGAGCGCGCGCTCGAAACCGATGTTGCTCATGACCGTACCGACGATCGCATCGCCGGAGAGTTCGCCGCGCTCGTGCAGATCGCGCGCGATAGCGAACATCACGTGATCGCCCGAGAGAATCGTACCGGTTTCATCGACGAACAGCGCCCGGTCGGCGTCGCCGTCGAAGGCGACGCCGACAACGCTGGTTTCGCCCGCAGCGAGCAATTCGCGAACCTTTGTTGCAAGCGGTTCCAAATGCGTAGCGCCGCTCTTGACGTTGATACGCGAGCCGTCATTCTCGCAGTGCAGCTCCGTTACCGTAGCTCCGAGCTTACGCAGGGCGTAAGGTGCGATCGCATAAGCCGCACCGTACGCGGCGTCGACGACCACGTGCAATCCGTGCAGATCGACACCGGTTCCGTAGAGTTCCGCGTAATAGTGCTTGGCGAGATTCTGAGCCACGCTTGCGACGCCGATATCGGTTCCGATCGGTCGCGGGAGCGAGCCGCTTTCCATGCTGGCTTCGATCTGGTTTTCAACCTCATCCGAGAGTTTGAACCCATCGGGACCGAAGAATTTGATGCCGTTGTCGGGCACGGGATTGTGCGACGCGCTGATCATAACGCCGGCAGCCGCATGCTCCGCAACCGTCACGCACGCCACCGCCGGCGTCGGGACGATACCGATCGAAACGACATCGCGGCCGACCGAGGTGATGCCGGCGATCATCGCGGCTTCGAGCATGGTTCCCGAGAGACGCGTATCGCGCCCGATCACCATCGGGCGATGGCGGTCGCTGGTCGCCGATAGAACGCTTGCGCCCGCTCGCCCGACGGCAAACGCGAGCTCCGGCGTTAAATCGGCGTTCGCAACTCCGCGAATGCCATCGGTCCCAAAATAACGGCCCACTATCTTCCTTTTGTTCCGGTGCCCGGAATGAACTGGATTTGCACGCGCACTAAATCCGGCGTGACATCGAGGCCCGGAATCTCTTGCCCGAATGAATCGACCGCGCGCGGACGAACCATTTCGTCGAAACTCCCCGGAGCTCCCGGAATCGGCACGTCGACACGCACCGTAGAGATTTGCCCGAGCGCGCCGGTCGGCCCGTGAACCACAACGGTGGCGGGCTGCATCGTTACCGATCCGACCACGATGCCGCTCGGGCGCTGCCCGCGATAGTGTACCGCGAGCGGAAAGACCCGGCTTT contains the following coding sequences:
- the glmM gene encoding phosphoglucosamine mutase, with amino-acid sequence MGRYFGTDGIRGVANADLTPELAFAVGRAGASVLSATSDRHRPMVIGRDTRLSGTMLEAAMIAGITSVGRDVVSIGIVPTPAVACVTVAEHAAAGVMISASHNPVPDNGIKFFGPDGFKLSDEVENQIEASMESGSLPRPIGTDIGVASVAQNLAKHYYAELYGTGVDLHGLHVVVDAAYGAAYAIAPYALRKLGATVTELHCENDGSRINVKSGATHLEPLATKVRELLAAGETSVVGVAFDGDADRALFVDETGTILSGDHVMFAIARDLHERGELSGDAIVGTVMSNIGFERALSNHGIGLLRAPVGDRYVLEFMRERGLALGGEQSGHIIDLRRNTTGDGPMTAVTLFGIVTASKRRLHDLVAEVIVAPQVLVNVRTARREVLELDSIRAAIADAERRLAGSGRLLIRPSGTEPLIRVMTEGDDRALIEGIAAELARQIEEAANPSGAPA